One Dermochelys coriacea isolate rDerCor1 chromosome 21, rDerCor1.pri.v4, whole genome shotgun sequence genomic window carries:
- the CD34 gene encoding hematopoietic progenitor cell antigen CD34 isoform X2 translates to MDDEDNKVSGENNHSSSATTSPSAMNATSTSLTPATTTVTLTETKISLEPTNISPAPEGKESTAETTKMTEDTSTATSAGPTQTHMHVSYQSVSMNTSPDLQPNTSKAPFSTTARATTVLTEQTSHSATTGPQPSSTMEPYTIACQNIKHVKKPRVICLHLHEPDTCNNFVKAKGANLSMVICDTAARNNLFSSPPCHIELAKSEVDPFCMLLIQAGSKDADAIEKLLRHPTSDLTKLGIKSHTLESPGYHQNSPRKTLIALVTSGLLLAFLSLAGYFLMKRRSWSPRGERLDEDLYYTENGSQGNTVITVASQEQSEPQEKPNHNREAQKNGTGQASSKNGHSARQHIVADTEL, encoded by the exons ACAATAAAGTTTCTGGTGAAAATAACCACAGCTCATCAGCCACTACCTCACCTTCAGCGATGAATGCTACTAGCACCAGTCTAACACCAGCAACGACAACTGTCACTCTCACAGAAACGAAGATCTCCTTGGAGCCTACAAATATTTCACCAGCACCAGAAG GAAAAGAAAGTACTGCTGAAACGACCAAAATGACTGAAGACACCAGCACTGCGACTTCCGCAGGACCCACCCAAACACACATGCATGTGTCATACCAGTCAGTGTCAATGAACACATCTCCCGATTTGCAGCCGAACACATCAAAGGCTCCTTTCAGTACGACCGCACGAGCCACTACTGTCCTCACAGAGCAAACTTCCCACTCAGCTACCACAGGACCCCAGCCTAGTAGCACCATGGAG CCCTACACCATCGCTTGCCAGAATATTAAACATGTGAAGAAGCCCAGAGTGATCTGCTTGCATCTCCATGAGCCCGACACATGT AATAATTTTGTAAAGGCAAAGGGAGCAAATTTAAGTATGGTGATTTGTGACACAGCCGCACGCAACAATCTCTTCTCTTCTCCGCCATGCCACATTGAACTCGCCAAATCCGAGGTGGATCCCTTCTGCATGCTGCTCATTCAGGCTGGCAGTAAAG ATGCAGATGCAATAGAAAAGCTCCTCCGACATCCAACGTCTGATCTGACTAAG CTTGGAATAAAATCCCATACACTGGAGAGTCCTGGATATCACCAGAACAGTCCCCGGAAGACACTGATTGCCTTGGTCACATCTGGACTCTTGCTGGCGTTTCTGAGTTTGGCTGGATACTTCCTTATGAAACGACGGAGTTGGAGCCCCAGGGGAGAGAGGCTG GATGAAGACCTCTATTACACTGAAAATGGTAGCCAAGGAAACACAGTAATCACCGTGGCCTCCCAAGAGCAGTCCGAGCCTCAGGAGAAGCCAAATCACAACAGAGAGGCTCAGAAGAATGGGACTGGACAGGCATCCTCAAAAAATGGACATTCAGCCAGGCAGCACATTGTTGCTGACACTGAACTGTGA
- the CD34 gene encoding hematopoietic progenitor cell antigen CD34 isoform X3, giving the protein MNATSTSLTPATTTVTLTETKISLEPTNISPAPEGKESTAETTKMTEDTSTATSAGPTQTHMHVSYQSVSMNTSPDLQPNTSKAPFSTTARATTVLTEQTSHSATTGPQPSSTMEPYTIACQNIKHVKKPRVICLHLHEPDTCNNFVKAKGANLSMVICDTAARNNLFSSPPCHIELAKSEVDPFCMLLIQAGSKDADAIEKLLRHPTSDLTKLGIKSHTLESPGYHQNSPRKTLIALVTSGLLLAFLSLAGYFLMKRRSWSPRGERLDEDLYYTENGSQGNTVITVASQEQSEPQEKPNHNREAQKNGTGQASSKNGHSARQHIVADTEL; this is encoded by the exons ATGAATGCTACTAGCACCAGTCTAACACCAGCAACGACAACTGTCACTCTCACAGAAACGAAGATCTCCTTGGAGCCTACAAATATTTCACCAGCACCAGAAG GAAAAGAAAGTACTGCTGAAACGACCAAAATGACTGAAGACACCAGCACTGCGACTTCCGCAGGACCCACCCAAACACACATGCATGTGTCATACCAGTCAGTGTCAATGAACACATCTCCCGATTTGCAGCCGAACACATCAAAGGCTCCTTTCAGTACGACCGCACGAGCCACTACTGTCCTCACAGAGCAAACTTCCCACTCAGCTACCACAGGACCCCAGCCTAGTAGCACCATGGAG CCCTACACCATCGCTTGCCAGAATATTAAACATGTGAAGAAGCCCAGAGTGATCTGCTTGCATCTCCATGAGCCCGACACATGT AATAATTTTGTAAAGGCAAAGGGAGCAAATTTAAGTATGGTGATTTGTGACACAGCCGCACGCAACAATCTCTTCTCTTCTCCGCCATGCCACATTGAACTCGCCAAATCCGAGGTGGATCCCTTCTGCATGCTGCTCATTCAGGCTGGCAGTAAAG ATGCAGATGCAATAGAAAAGCTCCTCCGACATCCAACGTCTGATCTGACTAAG CTTGGAATAAAATCCCATACACTGGAGAGTCCTGGATATCACCAGAACAGTCCCCGGAAGACACTGATTGCCTTGGTCACATCTGGACTCTTGCTGGCGTTTCTGAGTTTGGCTGGATACTTCCTTATGAAACGACGGAGTTGGAGCCCCAGGGGAGAGAGGCTG GATGAAGACCTCTATTACACTGAAAATGGTAGCCAAGGAAACACAGTAATCACCGTGGCCTCCCAAGAGCAGTCCGAGCCTCAGGAGAAGCCAAATCACAACAGAGAGGCTCAGAAGAATGGGACTGGACAGGCATCCTCAAAAAATGGACATTCAGCCAGGCAGCACATTGTTGCTGACACTGAACTGTGA
- the CD34 gene encoding hematopoietic progenitor cell antigen CD34 isoform X1, with product MLLQGSLKAMKRKQLFWIIYVLSLMDNKVSGENNHSSSATTSPSAMNATSTSLTPATTTVTLTETKISLEPTNISPAPEGKESTAETTKMTEDTSTATSAGPTQTHMHVSYQSVSMNTSPDLQPNTSKAPFSTTARATTVLTEQTSHSATTGPQPSSTMEPYTIACQNIKHVKKPRVICLHLHEPDTCNNFVKAKGANLSMVICDTAARNNLFSSPPCHIELAKSEVDPFCMLLIQAGSKDADAIEKLLRHPTSDLTKLGIKSHTLESPGYHQNSPRKTLIALVTSGLLLAFLSLAGYFLMKRRSWSPRGERLDEDLYYTENGSQGNTVITVASQEQSEPQEKPNHNREAQKNGTGQASSKNGHSARQHIVADTEL from the exons ACAATAAAGTTTCTGGTGAAAATAACCACAGCTCATCAGCCACTACCTCACCTTCAGCGATGAATGCTACTAGCACCAGTCTAACACCAGCAACGACAACTGTCACTCTCACAGAAACGAAGATCTCCTTGGAGCCTACAAATATTTCACCAGCACCAGAAG GAAAAGAAAGTACTGCTGAAACGACCAAAATGACTGAAGACACCAGCACTGCGACTTCCGCAGGACCCACCCAAACACACATGCATGTGTCATACCAGTCAGTGTCAATGAACACATCTCCCGATTTGCAGCCGAACACATCAAAGGCTCCTTTCAGTACGACCGCACGAGCCACTACTGTCCTCACAGAGCAAACTTCCCACTCAGCTACCACAGGACCCCAGCCTAGTAGCACCATGGAG CCCTACACCATCGCTTGCCAGAATATTAAACATGTGAAGAAGCCCAGAGTGATCTGCTTGCATCTCCATGAGCCCGACACATGT AATAATTTTGTAAAGGCAAAGGGAGCAAATTTAAGTATGGTGATTTGTGACACAGCCGCACGCAACAATCTCTTCTCTTCTCCGCCATGCCACATTGAACTCGCCAAATCCGAGGTGGATCCCTTCTGCATGCTGCTCATTCAGGCTGGCAGTAAAG ATGCAGATGCAATAGAAAAGCTCCTCCGACATCCAACGTCTGATCTGACTAAG CTTGGAATAAAATCCCATACACTGGAGAGTCCTGGATATCACCAGAACAGTCCCCGGAAGACACTGATTGCCTTGGTCACATCTGGACTCTTGCTGGCGTTTCTGAGTTTGGCTGGATACTTCCTTATGAAACGACGGAGTTGGAGCCCCAGGGGAGAGAGGCTG GATGAAGACCTCTATTACACTGAAAATGGTAGCCAAGGAAACACAGTAATCACCGTGGCCTCCCAAGAGCAGTCCGAGCCTCAGGAGAAGCCAAATCACAACAGAGAGGCTCAGAAGAATGGGACTGGACAGGCATCCTCAAAAAATGGACATTCAGCCAGGCAGCACATTGTTGCTGACACTGAACTGTGA